Genomic segment of Peribacillus frigoritolerans:
GATGAATTGACATTGCCGGTTTTGATTTTGACAATTATCTTAAGTTTGTTAAAAATATTGGTTTCCTGTCTTCCAACCGATGCTGTTAATTGGATTATCAGCAAATTTAAAATACACTCAGAAATTAGTGGCGGGAATGCGATCGTATCCTTTGACGGAAAACGTTTGGAAGGTGAAGAAAAAATTCAAGTTATTAATCATTTTAATAACGCCAGATTTTTGAAGAAAAATCATATATTCCCGGGTAACGAGCAATTATTTTTACATCCAGAGGACAGTGGGACTCCATTAGTCATTGATACTAAAAAAGGCAAAATTGATGTTAAGTTATTTGTGTACATTTACAATGACCACGTGGATGTAGTTAATCAATACAAGAAGAAACTCATTTCTTATAGTCTGTTTTCCGATAGCCTTCAAGAACGTTCCGTGCCATTAATAAGTAACTTAGCTTAAAAGAACCAAAAATCAATTATTATCAAGTTTGTAGACAAAAGGGGTTCTATCTAAATTTTAAAGCAAAGTTGATTGGAACGGAGGGTACGAGACTCCTGCGGGAAAAGCGAGTCCAAGGGAGACCCCGCAGGCGCAAAGGTGCCGCGGAGGCTCCCGGACCGCCCGCGGAAAGCGAGTGCCTGGAGTGGAAATTAACGTTTAAATTGTCTACAGCTGAGACGGTCTTTAAAAGACCATTTCAATTGGATATTTTTTCATTATAAAAAATTCTAGTACACAAACTGACAACTTAATTTTAGTATCTTTTGAAAAAAACAATTAAAAGTGTATTTTTTAATAGGAGGGAATTGCTGCAAGAGGGTCTTTAATCGTGCATATGAAAAATATTTTGGATATTATTTAATGGTAATAAAAAAGCAGGTATCTATTACGATGCCTGCTTTTTTATGCTTTCCATTGCTTTTCAACTTGATGAAGGGCTTGTTGTAAAATTACTTCATGATCTGTACCCGGTTTAGTAAGGACGTTAGTTTGATAAGATTTTCCTTGGAAATCAACTGTTACTGTAACTTTTACCATTATGCATCTTTCCTTTCTTGATTCAGAATTAAATGAGGTGGTTGTACCTATTTCTTTTATACCCATGGCAGAAGAATAATCAAACATTTCAAAAGCAGTAAAATTGAAAGAATTAATATTCAAAATTATCTGATATTTTTATGGATGTGTCAACA
This window contains:
- a CDS encoding YfmQ family protein; protein product: MTLPVLILTIILSLLKILVSCLPTDAVNWIISKFKIHSEISGGNAIVSFDGKRLEGEEKIQVINHFNNARFLKKNHIFPGNEQLFLHPEDSGTPLVIDTKKGKIDVKLFVYIYNDHVDVVNQYKKKLISYSLFSDSLQERSVPLISNLA
- a CDS encoding BA3454 family stress response protein produces the protein MNINSFNFTAFEMFDYSSAMGIKEIGTTTSFNSESRKERCIMVKVTVTVDFQGKSYQTNVLTKPGTDHEVILQQALHQVEKQWKA